Proteins from a genomic interval of Chitinophagales bacterium:
- a CDS encoding metalloregulator ArsR/SmtB family transcription factor, producing the protein MTQINTDTTCIEVKKLERMAFILKTVAHPIRLGVVKVLDQYKKLSVGEICDKLGTEQSLTSHHLASMKLKGMLKAKREGKSVYYMIKETEITKIFSCLERCNCNMG; encoded by the coding sequence GTGACACAAATAAATACAGATACGACGTGCATTGAAGTGAAGAAACTCGAACGCATGGCTTTTATTCTTAAAACCGTAGCCCATCCTATTCGTTTGGGTGTGGTAAAAGTTCTGGATCAATACAAAAAACTGTCAGTTGGAGAAATTTGTGATAAATTGGGAACAGAACAGTCACTTACTTCTCATCACCTTGCAAGCATGAAATTGAAAGGAATGTTAAAGGCAAAAAGAGAAGGCAAAAGTGTGTATTATATGATCAAAGAAACAGAAATCACCAAAATATTCAGCTGTTTAGAGCGTTGTAATTGTAACATGGGCTAA
- a CDS encoding phytoene/squalene synthase family protein — MLTLYHDTTFQCSRLITQAYSTSFTLGIKALDSKLHDAIYGIYAFVRYADEIVDTFHDYDKATLLQEFKADTYTAIERGISTNPVIHAYQIIVNQYYIEKELIEAFFNSMEMDLNQSDYTSIDYNHYIYGSAEVVGLMCLRVFCEGNEIQYNQLKDSAQRLGSAFQKVNFLRDMRNDFQNLGRVYFPNVDFTNFQVSAKKSIEADIEADFEAAYKGILALPKSARFGVYLAYRYYKALFVKIKNTPPEVIKQERLRIPNPTKAFILFKSALRNYANAM; from the coding sequence ATGCTGACTCTATATCATGATACTACCTTTCAATGCAGCCGCTTGATTACACAGGCCTACAGCACTTCTTTTACGCTGGGTATTAAAGCACTCGACAGCAAATTGCATGATGCTATTTATGGTATCTATGCCTTTGTACGTTATGCCGACGAAATTGTAGATACGTTCCATGACTATGATAAGGCAACACTACTTCAAGAATTTAAGGCAGATACTTATACGGCAATTGAAAGAGGTATCAGTACCAATCCTGTAATTCATGCGTATCAAATTATCGTCAATCAATACTATATTGAAAAAGAACTCATTGAAGCATTCTTCAATAGTATGGAGATGGATTTAAATCAATCCGATTATACCTCAATTGATTACAACCACTATATATATGGTTCAGCGGAAGTAGTAGGTTTGATGTGTCTGAGGGTATTTTGTGAAGGGAATGAAATCCAATATAATCAATTGAAGGACTCTGCCCAAAGATTGGGTTCTGCTTTTCAGAAGGTGAACTTTTTGAGAGATATGCGAAATGATTTTCAAAACCTCGGTCGGGTTTATTTTCCAAATGTAGATTTCACTAACTTTCAAGTAAGTGCCAAAAAAAGCATCGAAGCAGACATTGAAGCAGATTTTGAAGCGGCTTACAAAGGCATTTTAGCCCTACCCAAAAGTGCAAGATTTGGTGTATATCTGGCTTATCGTTATTACAAAGCGTTGTTTGTGAAAATAAAAAATACGCCTCCCGAGGTTATCAAACAAGAAAGGCTTCGTATTCCGAACCCAACCAAAGCTTTTATCTTGTTCAAATCTGCTCTCAGGAATTATGCCAATGCGATGTAA
- a CDS encoding Fur family transcriptional regulator: protein MQGIKILKENGLRLTNCRSAIIEIFCAANAAIGHAELEDALLEDEFDRVTIYRTINTFLDKGIIHKVMDGSGIGKFALCSAKCDSHQHHDDHIHFNCLACGNTTCMEDLLIPNIHLPEGYKVQEANLLLKGICANCQEITN, encoded by the coding sequence ATGCAAGGGATAAAAATTTTGAAGGAAAACGGGCTTCGATTAACCAATTGCCGCAGTGCAATCATTGAGATATTTTGTGCTGCCAATGCTGCAATAGGTCATGCGGAATTGGAAGATGCTTTGCTCGAAGATGAATTTGATAGAGTAACTATTTACCGTACCATCAATACTTTTTTAGATAAAGGAATCATTCACAAGGTAATGGATGGATCTGGTATTGGTAAGTTTGCGCTTTGTTCTGCCAAATGTGATTCCCACCAACACCACGATGATCACATACATTTCAACTGTTTGGCATGTGGAAACACGACCTGCATGGAAGATTTATTGATTCCGAACATTCATCTACCAGAGGGATATAAAGTACAAGAAGCGAATTTACTCTTAAAAGGAATCTGCGCCAATTGCCAAGAGATTACCAACTAA
- a CDS encoding M23 family metallopeptidase codes for MKKVKYQYNKHTLRYEKIEASWQSIAIRVFGVLCAMTVFGVFCGMLASKFFPSPKERQLNLDVEKLEIEVENFRRQVQDQEDVLAALQERDESIYRTIFEAEPIPMAVREAGFGGGNRYKDLDNLPNTELMKSTAQRIEKIRKQLYIQSKSYDEIAKLVKNKEDMFASIPAIQPVSNTELRRIASGFGMRMHPIYKTRKMHTGMDFSAPIGTSVYATGKGKVVKVKKLQKGYGYHVVIDHGFNYETLYGHLSKINVRTGQRINRGDIIGLVGNTGTSTAPHLHYEVLKNGKRINPINFFYNDLSPEEFDKVLEISGKHMQSFD; via the coding sequence ATGAAAAAAGTAAAATACCAATACAATAAACATACACTTCGGTATGAAAAGATTGAAGCCAGTTGGCAATCAATCGCAATCCGAGTTTTCGGTGTGCTTTGTGCGATGACGGTGTTTGGCGTTTTTTGTGGTATGCTTGCATCAAAATTCTTTCCTTCTCCCAAAGAGCGACAGCTTAATTTAGATGTTGAAAAACTGGAGATTGAAGTAGAAAATTTTCGGAGACAAGTGCAAGATCAAGAAGATGTTTTAGCTGCATTGCAGGAAAGAGACGAAAGTATTTACCGTACTATTTTTGAAGCAGAACCCATACCAATGGCAGTGCGTGAAGCTGGTTTTGGTGGTGGTAATCGCTACAAAGACTTGGACAATTTGCCGAATACTGAATTGATGAAAAGTACGGCTCAGCGCATCGAAAAAATCCGCAAACAACTTTATATACAATCTAAATCCTACGACGAAATTGCAAAACTCGTCAAGAACAAAGAAGATATGTTTGCTTCTATTCCTGCAATTCAACCTGTTTCCAATACAGAATTGAGGAGAATTGCATCGGGTTTTGGGATGCGAATGCACCCTATCTATAAGACCCGCAAGATGCACACTGGAATGGATTTTTCTGCTCCGATAGGCACTTCGGTTTATGCAACGGGTAAAGGGAAGGTCGTGAAGGTGAAAAAATTGCAAAAAGGATATGGCTATCACGTAGTGATTGACCACGGCTTCAACTACGAAACCTTGTATGGACACCTCAGCAAAATCAATGTCCGCACTGGACAACGTATCAACCGAGGTGATATCATTGGCTTGGTTGGTAACACAGGTACTTCTACTGCGCCGCACCTACACTATGAGGTGCTTAAAAATGGCAAACGCATCAATCCTATCAACTTTTTCTACAATGATTTGAGTCCAGAAGAATTTGACAAAGTTTTGGAAATTTCTGGTAAACACATGCAGTCGTTTGACTAA
- the crtI gene encoding phytoene desaturase family protein, with translation MSKKVIIIGSGFAGLSAACSLAQKGFEVTILEKNESAGGRASQFEAQGFTFDMGPSWYWMPNVFEDFFQQFECQTSDFYNLIQLDPAYTVFFNKNDTLQIPANQEQLYQLFEYLEPGSSTNLKKFLEEAKYKYEVGVNDLVYKPSRSVFEFADMRLLTGLFKMQLFSSVRKQVHQLFKNDKIRKILEFPVYFLGALPENTPALYSLMNYADLVLGTWYPMGGMYKIIEAMVKVAESLGVKILYNQNVTRIDIEKRTAQKVVTDSHTFHTDIVVAAADYHHVEQQLIAPSFRTYTETYWDKRVLAPSSLIFYLGINKRLKNLTHHNLFFDQSFELFGKEIYESPKWPTQPLFYVCAPSVTDKTVAPKGCENLFVLIPVAPDLEDNESIRNDYYERIMKRLEELTGQPIRPHVVYKRSFAHKDFKERYNAYKGNAYGLANTLRQTAIFKPSLKSKKVDNLYYTGQLTVPGPGVPPSIISGRVVANEVFKEFGKK, from the coding sequence ATGAGTAAAAAAGTAATTATCATTGGTTCGGGTTTTGCAGGACTATCTGCTGCATGTTCTCTGGCGCAAAAGGGTTTCGAAGTGACCATTTTAGAAAAAAATGAGTCAGCAGGGGGGCGTGCATCTCAATTTGAGGCACAAGGATTTACTTTCGATATGGGGCCAAGTTGGTATTGGATGCCCAACGTTTTTGAAGATTTCTTTCAACAATTCGAATGTCAAACATCTGATTTCTATAACTTAATACAATTAGACCCTGCTTATACTGTTTTTTTCAACAAAAACGATACGCTTCAAATTCCTGCAAATCAAGAACAACTCTACCAACTTTTTGAATATTTAGAGCCAGGCAGTAGTACGAATCTGAAAAAATTTTTGGAAGAAGCCAAATACAAATACGAAGTAGGCGTCAATGATTTGGTTTATAAGCCGTCTCGTTCTGTATTTGAATTTGCAGATATGCGCCTTCTCACAGGACTCTTCAAAATGCAATTGTTCAGCTCAGTTCGCAAGCAAGTTCACCAACTCTTCAAAAACGATAAAATCAGGAAAATCTTGGAGTTTCCTGTTTATTTTCTGGGTGCGCTTCCCGAAAATACCCCTGCATTGTATAGTTTGATGAATTATGCCGATTTGGTTCTGGGCACTTGGTATCCAATGGGCGGCATGTACAAAATCATTGAAGCAATGGTGAAAGTAGCGGAAAGTTTGGGGGTGAAAATTTTATACAACCAAAATGTCACTCGTATAGACATCGAAAAAAGAACTGCTCAAAAAGTAGTTACCGATTCACACACATTTCACACAGATATAGTAGTTGCAGCAGCAGACTACCACCATGTAGAGCAGCAATTGATTGCCCCCAGCTTTAGAACCTACACCGAAACTTATTGGGACAAACGGGTATTGGCGCCTTCTTCTTTGATTTTTTACTTAGGCATCAATAAGCGATTGAAGAACCTAACACACCACAACTTGTTTTTTGACCAGTCATTTGAGCTTTTTGGTAAAGAGATTTACGAAAGCCCGAAGTGGCCCACCCAACCTTTGTTTTATGTTTGCGCTCCTTCGGTCACAGATAAAACTGTTGCGCCAAAGGGGTGTGAAAACTTGTTTGTGCTGATACCCGTAGCTCCTGATTTAGAAGACAATGAATCCATTCGTAACGATTACTATGAACGTATCATGAAACGACTGGAGGAACTAACGGGGCAACCTATTCGCCCTCATGTTGTTTATAAACGTAGCTTTGCCCACAAAGATTTTAAAGAACGTTACAACGCTTACAAAGGCAATGCTTATGGCTTGGCCAATACGCTTCGACAAACGGCTATATTTAAGCCTTCTTTAAAAAGCAAAAAAGTTGACAATCTGTATTATACAGGTCAGCTCACCGTTCCTGGACCTGGAGTTCCTCCCTCAATCATATCAGGGAGAGTTGTTGCCAACGAAGTATTCAAAGAATTTGGAAAAAAATAA